In Gammaproteobacteria bacterium, a single window of DNA contains:
- a CDS encoding ATP-binding cassette domain-containing protein: MHQIHIRGARTHNLKNIDLTLPRDQLIVITGLSGSGKSSLAFDTLYAEGQRRYVESLSAYARQFLSLMEKPDVDHIEGLSPAISIEQKSTSHNPRSTVGTVTEIYDYLRLLFARV, translated from the coding sequence TATCCGTGGGGCGCGAACGCACAATCTCAAAAACATCGATCTGACCTTACCGCGTGATCAGCTCATTGTGATTACCGGATTATCGGGCAGTGGTAAGTCCTCACTTGCGTTTGACACACTGTATGCCGAAGGTCAACGTCGCTATGTCGAATCGCTGTCAGCCTATGCGAGGCAATTTCTGTCATTGATGGAAAAGCCTGACGTCGATCATATTGAAGGTTTGTCACCAGCCATCTCCATTGAACAAAAATCCACTTCTCATAACCCCCGCTCAACCGTCGGGACGGTCACTGAAATCTACGATTACTTACGTCTTTTATTTGCCCGGGT